Proteins encoded together in one Aminipila butyrica window:
- a CDS encoding Na+/H+ antiporter NhaC family protein, translated as MDGTNLGIITLIPALGFLAFALITKKCILSIMLSGILGYIFYYKAGFFIPMMDALLAASCDADNNYIVIICLLFGCFIQLLKQAKGAVAIGDLARKYIKSQKQVLLITWLCGIIIFIDDYLGILVTANCVLSLADEHKTPREMLCYIINTTSAPVCLIIPISAWVVFFSGIFEQQEAAAVVGDSAMSIWYNIMPYFFYPFLCVLFVLLVILGIVPKMGGIKKAYQRVEETGQLWPPSSNMQNQGDELGEVMGAISDNGKEEKEITPHLWAFMVPMAVVIIVTIWLSDVLYGVSCGIFACFLLFVPTRIMSLGKFCDACYKGLEDMLFIAAVLVTSLFYRESITLIGLPDYLVEVAGHI; from the coding sequence ATGGACGGGACTAATTTAGGTATCATCACCCTAATTCCAGCGCTGGGTTTCTTAGCATTCGCGCTAATAACAAAGAAGTGTATCCTGAGTATCATGCTATCAGGTATACTCGGATATATATTTTACTACAAGGCAGGGTTCTTCATACCAATGATGGATGCATTACTTGCCGCCTCCTGCGATGCAGACAACAATTATATCGTTATCATTTGTCTGCTCTTCGGATGTTTTATACAACTGCTTAAACAGGCAAAGGGCGCAGTCGCAATCGGCGACTTAGCTAGAAAGTATATCAAGTCACAAAAACAAGTACTATTAATAACTTGGTTATGCGGAATCATCATTTTTATCGACGACTATCTCGGCATTCTGGTTACTGCAAACTGTGTATTGTCTCTTGCAGATGAACACAAGACGCCGAGAGAAATGCTTTGCTACATCATCAATACCACCTCTGCCCCGGTTTGCCTGATCATACCGATTTCTGCATGGGTTGTATTCTTCTCCGGAATCTTTGAGCAACAGGAAGCTGCCGCAGTAGTCGGCGATAGTGCAATGAGCATTTGGTATAATATCATGCCATACTTTTTCTATCCGTTTCTCTGTGTACTCTTCGTGCTTCTAGTAATTTTGGGAATCGTTCCGAAGATGGGTGGTATTAAAAAGGCCTACCAGCGAGTGGAAGAAACCGGACAACTTTGGCCGCCATCAAGTAATATGCAGAATCAAGGCGATGAACTCGGTGAGGTAATGGGTGCTATCTCGGATAATGGCAAGGAAGAAAAAGAAATAACTCCACATCTTTGGGCCTTCATGGTACCAATGGCAGTTGTTATTATCGTCACTATATGGCTGAGCGATGTTCTTTACGGTGTAAGCTGCGGTATCTTCGCTTGCTTCCTTCTGTTTGTTCCCACCAGGATAATGAGTCTTGGCAAATTCTGTGACGCTTGTTACAAAGGCCTTGAAGACATGTTATTTATAGCCGCTGTACTGGTTACATCCTTATTCTATAGAGAATCAATCACCTTAATCGGTTTACCGGATTACCTTGTTGAAGTTGCTGGCCATATATGA
- a CDS encoding glycyl-radical enzyme activating protein produces the protein MSNAPESVLVGSLQKFSVEDGPGIRTTIFLKGCPLRCKWCHNPELIDPQQQLIQSPNNCIGCGHCVKVCPQGAVTMNPEEGVVIDRAKCDRCLKCADECYAQALRPVAKPMTIDDILRIGLQDKGFYDNTGGGITVSGGEILLHADFVNKLIDEAGKQGIHVCMDTCGFGDSQAFMEMALKENVTDILYDMKAIDDDVHREYTGVSNQLILDNLRMLAADARTADKLTMRMPLIKGVNDSDDIIRRTGELYREIGVKRVNLLPYHSLGISKKRNVGGAQEEFEQPTEERLTEIENYFKNELNLKVEILGRV, from the coding sequence ATGAGTAATGCACCTGAAAGCGTTCTTGTAGGCAGCCTTCAGAAATTTTCTGTAGAAGACGGACCCGGCATCCGGACAACAATATTCCTGAAAGGATGCCCGCTCCGTTGCAAGTGGTGCCACAATCCGGAGCTAATCGACCCACAGCAGCAGCTGATTCAGTCACCGAACAACTGCATCGGATGTGGTCACTGCGTCAAGGTCTGTCCCCAGGGGGCAGTGACAATGAACCCGGAAGAGGGCGTTGTCATTGACAGAGCCAAATGCGATCGGTGCCTTAAATGCGCAGACGAGTGCTACGCACAGGCCCTGAGACCTGTGGCCAAGCCCATGACCATTGATGACATACTCCGTATAGGTTTGCAGGATAAAGGTTTCTATGATAACACAGGGGGCGGTATTACCGTCAGCGGAGGAGAAATCCTTCTCCATGCAGACTTTGTAAACAAGCTCATTGATGAAGCGGGCAAACAGGGGATTCATGTATGTATGGATACTTGCGGCTTTGGGGATTCACAGGCTTTTATGGAAATGGCCCTCAAGGAAAATGTCACGGACATTCTTTACGATATGAAGGCCATTGACGACGACGTGCACAGAGAGTATACCGGAGTCAGCAATCAGTTAATCCTTGATAATTTGCGAATGCTGGCAGCGGATGCCAGGACGGCAGATAAGTTAACCATGAGAATGCCGCTTATCAAGGGTGTAAATGACAGCGACGATATCATTAGGCGTACAGGCGAGCTTTACAGAGAAATTGGGGTGAAACGAGTGAATCTGCTGCCATACCACAGCCTGGGAATCAGTAAGAAAAGGAACGTAGGTGGGGCCCAGGAAGAATTTGAGCAGCCCACAGAAGAGCGCTTAACAGAAATAGAAAATTATTTTAAAAATGAATTAAATTTAAAGGTGGAAATTTTGGGTAGGGTATAA
- a CDS encoding glycyl radical protein, translating to MLTPRVKRMKEKYFETIPAITAERLVLATEAYQKFAGDAVPIFRAKVVNYIMENMTTLIMDDELIVGTTTNVYRGANLHPEFQSSSWYISDIDEFGARDKDPYYISPEDKVTILETLKYWEGRSMEDLAQTALPAHIRELEKGDIICVGLENGVSGETTCNHEKILTVGIRGYIEECQRNIDSMIPQSMEEQAQVDFWKACIIQSEGLITYAHRMAAEAERMGSACTDEKRKKELLTIAENCRAVPENPPQTFQQALQAVWFVHVYFYIEVCTTACGFGRFDQYMWQFYKKDVIDENNITREEALEMLECLYLKSCEVYEVRDSWYATAFAGYPMWQILVVGGQTPEGKDATNDLSYLCLEAASELQVKQPVMALRVWEETPEDLIKFGCRMIQEGQANPGFFNDDAAIKMCLGKGRVSTLEEARDWTIVGCIQPGPGGGGTDGSPDAGYVNMGKMLEFVLHNGVDPATGELMGLETGDPREFKNIEEFKDALKKQIIHHYSLIRTGYNLMQSIHMNRYPVIFASMVTKGCVESGKSVQHGGARYSTNGLYVTGPANLADSIAAVEKCVFQDKDLTMDELIQACDTNFEGQERLRQLLLNKPEKYGNNQQHVDSIYKEMMNYIADIVQEWPDARGGHYAFGIDSQTMNIPHGAVTGALPDGRLAGEPFCDASSPMMGRDRNGPTATVKSVASMVDEALHEGALYNLRFDPKGVQGEDGLNIIEGVIKTYFEDGGQHIQINVVDNETLKKAQENPENYKGLMVRVAGYMAYFTELDKSAQDTIIYRTAHLSQN from the coding sequence ATGTTAACACCGAGAGTTAAAAGAATGAAGGAAAAGTATTTTGAGACGATTCCCGCTATCACAGCAGAGCGACTGGTGCTGGCAACGGAAGCATATCAGAAGTTTGCTGGCGATGCCGTTCCTATTTTCAGGGCTAAGGTTGTCAACTACATCATGGAGAACATGACAACACTGATCATGGATGATGAGCTTATCGTGGGAACCACAACAAATGTATATCGAGGTGCCAATCTGCACCCAGAGTTCCAGTCAAGTTCATGGTACATCAGTGATATTGACGAATTTGGGGCAAGAGACAAGGACCCCTATTATATTTCACCAGAAGACAAGGTGACTATTTTGGAGACACTCAAGTACTGGGAGGGTAGGTCAATGGAAGATCTGGCACAGACAGCACTTCCGGCACACATTCGAGAACTTGAGAAAGGTGATATCATTTGCGTAGGTCTGGAGAATGGTGTTTCAGGAGAAACGACATGCAACCACGAAAAAATTCTGACAGTGGGAATTCGAGGGTACATAGAAGAGTGCCAGAGAAATATCGATAGCATGATTCCACAGAGTATGGAAGAACAGGCCCAGGTGGATTTTTGGAAAGCCTGCATCATTCAGAGCGAAGGCTTGATTACTTACGCACATAGAATGGCAGCTGAAGCTGAAAGAATGGGTTCAGCATGTACCGATGAAAAGAGAAAAAAGGAACTTCTCACGATTGCAGAAAATTGCAGAGCCGTTCCTGAAAACCCACCGCAGACGTTCCAGCAGGCCCTTCAGGCCGTATGGTTCGTACATGTTTATTTCTACATTGAAGTGTGTACGACTGCCTGCGGATTCGGCCGATTTGATCAGTACATGTGGCAGTTCTACAAGAAGGATGTAATTGACGAGAATAACATCACCAGAGAAGAAGCGTTGGAAATGCTGGAATGTCTTTATCTCAAAAGCTGCGAGGTATATGAAGTACGAGACAGTTGGTACGCTACTGCCTTTGCAGGGTATCCAATGTGGCAAATCCTGGTGGTAGGCGGACAGACTCCGGAGGGTAAAGATGCGACAAACGACTTATCCTACCTCTGTCTGGAAGCGGCAAGCGAGCTTCAGGTAAAACAGCCGGTAATGGCATTAAGAGTTTGGGAAGAAACCCCTGAAGACCTGATTAAGTTTGGGTGCAGAATGATTCAGGAAGGACAGGCAAACCCGGGATTCTTTAACGACGATGCGGCTATAAAGATGTGCCTGGGCAAGGGTCGGGTCAGCACCCTAGAAGAAGCCAGAGACTGGACCATCGTCGGCTGTATTCAGCCAGGGCCTGGCGGCGGCGGAACAGATGGTTCCCCGGATGCCGGATATGTTAACATGGGCAAGATGCTTGAATTTGTCCTCCACAACGGCGTTGACCCGGCTACTGGTGAGCTGATGGGGCTTGAAACGGGAGATCCAAGAGAATTTAAGAATATAGAAGAGTTTAAGGATGCGCTCAAGAAGCAGATTATCCACCATTATAGTCTAATCAGAACTGGATACAATCTAATGCAGAGCATTCACATGAACAGATACCCGGTCATCTTCGCGTCCATGGTAACCAAGGGCTGTGTTGAAAGCGGCAAATCCGTACAGCACGGTGGGGCAAGGTATTCAACAAATGGCCTGTACGTTACCGGACCAGCTAACTTAGCAGACTCCATTGCAGCAGTAGAAAAGTGCGTATTCCAGGATAAGGATTTGACCATGGATGAACTGATTCAGGCATGCGACACCAACTTCGAAGGACAGGAAAGACTGCGCCAGCTTCTGCTGAACAAGCCGGAGAAATACGGAAACAACCAGCAGCATGTGGACAGCATCTACAAGGAGATGATGAACTATATTGCCGATATTGTTCAGGAATGGCCCGATGCCAGAGGCGGACATTACGCTTTCGGTATTGACTCCCAGACGATGAACATCCCACACGGTGCGGTTACAGGAGCACTTCCAGATGGAAGGCTTGCCGGGGAACCATTTTGCGATGCGTCTTCACCGATGATGGGCAGGGACAGGAATGGCCCAACAGCTACCGTGAAATCCGTTGCCAGCATGGTAGATGAGGCCTTACACGAAGGTGCGCTATACAACCTGCGTTTCGACCCGAAGGGGGTTCAGGGAGAAGATGGCCTGAATATTATCGAAGGGGTTATCAAGACTTATTTCGAAGATGGTGGCCAACATATACAGATAAATGTAGTTGATAATGAAACCCTCAAAAAGGCACAGGAAAACCCGGAGAATTACAAGGGCCTTATGGTTCGCGTAGCCGGCTACATGGCATACTTCACCGAACTTGATAAGAGTGCACAGGATACCATTATCTACAGAACGGCGCACTTATCACAGAATTAG
- a CDS encoding AraC family transcriptional regulator, whose product MLFEKTTYLDDFPIKIRIARVTEYPFHYHQDVEFIYVLKGEIALKNVCHHYLLKEGDIFTNSGHEVHGLTATDKENVVAIIQVSNRFFTQYFPTLGKACFMSYVNDDKYLKMDTLRKMLLHILLDYSRRSFNYKSTCIDQMIEVIKYLNQYFNLFAFEGEVVVNFQNDNSIAVERISRIINYVYANHASKITLEDLAEREHLSTFYISHLIRDYMGINFQELLCFARAEMSEILLLETDRKISAIARDVGFSTTSYYDKFFSKWFGHTPSEYRQLYMPHILSAARPARFELFSDNQAVSLIRRCMSAVSDQEKNASVINRLHLTVDVNPQTTPVMNIRHFLEVVITQEDYHIMGERLFNLLYDLNASKVILAFRQGDSETTTALIANRLSFIGYNVSTVCDNGLCCGSSAGYDSIVAAIHIFRTYFISKENNLHCKLRDQGDPSKILKGAPSCITSSLIPKPSFYAYRLLKNIKGKLLYWGKYYYVIKNDLSERDSYTLAVINYNDDIQNLYMRNAGAYEVNDIINSFKDELQVDFSIPVESGQYVIAKYALSNANSIFAHMSHLEFPEDFPLSEAWVHMLNTEPPAQVSIENVDDRLHITSTIKGTGIHIIVVEKVGGTD is encoded by the coding sequence ATGTTATTTGAAAAAACAACATATCTTGATGACTTTCCAATAAAAATAAGAATTGCAAGAGTTACGGAATATCCTTTTCATTATCATCAGGATGTTGAGTTTATCTATGTTCTCAAAGGTGAAATCGCTCTGAAAAACGTCTGTCATCATTATCTTCTGAAAGAAGGAGACATTTTTACCAACAGCGGCCATGAGGTTCACGGTTTAACTGCGACAGATAAAGAGAATGTTGTCGCAATCATCCAGGTCAGCAATCGCTTTTTTACACAGTATTTTCCAACTTTAGGTAAGGCATGCTTCATGTCATACGTAAACGACGATAAATATCTTAAGATGGATACACTCCGTAAAATGCTTCTTCACATTCTGCTGGATTATTCAAGGAGAAGCTTTAATTATAAAAGCACCTGTATCGATCAAATGATTGAAGTAATCAAATACCTGAACCAGTACTTCAACTTGTTTGCTTTCGAAGGTGAAGTTGTGGTGAATTTCCAAAATGACAATTCTATAGCAGTTGAGCGAATCAGCCGAATCATAAATTATGTATACGCCAATCATGCCAGCAAAATCACCCTGGAAGACCTGGCAGAAAGAGAACACTTAAGTACTTTTTACATTTCTCATCTGATCCGGGATTACATGGGCATCAATTTTCAGGAGCTCCTCTGTTTCGCCAGAGCTGAAATGTCGGAAATACTCCTGCTGGAAACCGACCGCAAAATCAGTGCGATAGCCCGTGATGTAGGTTTTTCAACCACTTCATATTATGATAAATTCTTCAGCAAATGGTTTGGTCATACACCATCGGAATACCGTCAGCTTTATATGCCACACATTCTCAGTGCCGCAAGGCCTGCACGGTTTGAATTGTTTTCTGACAATCAAGCGGTCAGTCTCATCAGACGGTGCATGTCAGCTGTTAGTGATCAGGAAAAAAACGCTTCCGTCATAAATCGCCTTCATCTCACCGTTGATGTAAATCCTCAGACAACGCCGGTGATGAATATACGCCATTTTCTTGAAGTCGTTATCACTCAGGAGGATTATCACATAATGGGTGAACGGCTTTTCAATCTGCTCTATGACCTTAACGCCTCCAAGGTTATCCTTGCTTTCCGCCAGGGTGACAGCGAAACAACAACCGCACTGATTGCAAATCGGCTTAGTTTCATCGGATACAACGTGTCTACGGTCTGTGACAACGGATTGTGTTGCGGTTCTTCAGCCGGGTATGACTCCATAGTCGCTGCGATACACATATTCCGAACCTATTTCATCTCAAAAGAGAACAACTTACATTGTAAATTGAGAGATCAGGGTGACCCATCAAAAATATTAAAAGGAGCCCCTTCCTGCATCACTTCCTCTCTTATTCCCAAACCTTCCTTTTATGCCTACCGGCTGCTTAAGAATATAAAAGGAAAGCTGCTTTACTGGGGAAAATATTACTATGTCATCAAAAATGACTTGTCCGAAAGAGATTCCTATACCCTTGCGGTTATCAACTATAATGACGACATCCAAAATCTTTACATGCGCAATGCTGGTGCCTACGAAGTAAATGACATCATCAATTCCTTTAAAGATGAACTCCAGGTTGACTTCAGCATACCGGTTGAATCCGGTCAATATGTTATCGCAAAATATGCCTTGTCAAATGCCAATTCTATTTTTGCGCATATGTCACATCTGGAATTTCCGGAAGATTTTCCTTTGTCAGAAGCCTGGGTTCACATGCTGAATACAGAACCCCCTGCACAGGTCAGCATAGAAAATGTTGACGATCGACTTCATATCACATCCACCATAAAAGGCACAGGAATCCATATTATTGTCGTGGAGAAAGTCGGCGGCACGGATTAG
- a CDS encoding restriction endonuclease, translated as MGVWLFRAGSKGEFEEKFLMDGRIYLTWTNLHINLEDYKDRGKLLSKLLELYSGEKLNTIKNWASQIYPIAHRMEIGDWVVLPSKRTSTIHIGTIVSEYKYNENNGEPYFHYRKVDWFAKDIPRNNFDQDILYSFGAFMTICKITRNDAEKRIKAMAENNWKVKSISTISFNDAEDTEANSQANLEEAVYDSISKYIIRKFQGYKLEDLIMDILKAKGFTVYHSKPGADGGKDILAAGGEMGFGTPKICVQVKSHDAAVDRPTLDQLGGVMNNVNAEYGLLVSWSGFKDSVAREEGKQFFRIRLWDSNDVIRELFENYEKLSPEIRAEIPLKNIWILSEED; from the coding sequence ATGGGAGTTTGGTTGTTTAGAGCTGGAAGTAAGGGGGAATTCGAAGAAAAATTTCTTATGGACGGCCGTATCTATTTGACTTGGACTAATTTACATATTAATCTAGAGGATTACAAGGATAGAGGAAAACTTTTAAGTAAGCTGCTAGAACTATATTCCGGCGAAAAATTAAACACAATAAAGAATTGGGCGTCTCAAATATATCCTATTGCACATCGAATGGAAATTGGTGATTGGGTTGTTTTGCCAAGCAAAAGGACAAGTACTATTCACATTGGAACTATAGTAAGTGAATACAAATACAATGAAAACAATGGTGAGCCGTACTTTCATTATAGAAAAGTAGATTGGTTTGCAAAAGATATTCCAAGAAATAATTTTGACCAAGATATTCTTTATTCATTTGGTGCATTTATGACGATATGCAAGATTACGAGAAATGACGCAGAGAAACGAATAAAGGCAATGGCAGAGAACAACTGGAAGGTAAAATCGATTTCAACGATTTCTTTTAATGATGCAGAGGATACTGAAGCGAACTCGCAGGCAAATCTTGAAGAAGCGGTTTATGATTCGATTTCTAAATACATTATTCGTAAATTTCAAGGATATAAACTTGAAGATTTAATAATGGATATATTAAAGGCAAAGGGCTTTACAGTTTATCATAGTAAGCCTGGTGCTGATGGGGGAAAAGATATATTGGCAGCAGGGGGTGAAATGGGATTTGGGACACCTAAAATTTGTGTACAAGTTAAATCACATGATGCTGCAGTGGATCGGCCGACTTTAGACCAGTTGGGCGGAGTGATGAATAATGTTAATGCTGAATATGGATTGCTGGTATCTTGGAGCGGATTCAAGGATAGTGTGGCAAGAGAAGAAGGAAAGCAGTTTTTTAGAATTAGGCTCTGGGATTCAAACGATGTTATTCGAGAGCTATTTGAAAACTATGAAAAACTTAGCCCAGAAATAAGAGCAGAAATACCCCTTAAAAATATTTGGATTCTAAGTGAAGAAGACTAG
- a CDS encoding tetratricopeptide repeat protein, with the protein MKVKKTERQLKKVESGSHAEAKADGRSQGPGQGRIRGDRVGPYLTSFLADFVFDELSPEFLKKIGVAELMAGVPVPIRRGELVQIQQGQQLTANQLAENMIWLLGVDPQFKYGEHYLAFLLKLFRQQILDSTLREAQDAAEQGQLKKACIYFRACLRLQPDSLEGLYGYIRVCRDMYLEGGDEDYVGNLKAETMEYLEVLTLEHPDFGPGYYYLGYAYANLGLYAKAAITWQQYLDRSEDQEERQEIQERLTQLEGPVKIEDGCNDVLAGRYEEGIFKLEPYEKSSFSSWWPLYYYLGMAHAGLGEHQEAKKSFKHLLTLQPSHVEAMLELAAIYRAEGDLENQKKYTDKVELILSQQEADRTGE; encoded by the coding sequence ATGAAGGTAAAGAAGACGGAAAGACAGTTGAAGAAGGTGGAGAGCGGCAGTCATGCTGAGGCGAAGGCTGATGGCAGAAGCCAAGGTCCAGGGCAGGGGCGAATTCGAGGTGATCGGGTAGGCCCCTATCTGACCAGTTTTCTAGCGGATTTCGTCTTTGATGAGCTTTCACCTGAGTTTCTGAAAAAGATTGGTGTGGCAGAATTGATGGCGGGGGTTCCGGTACCAATTCGCCGGGGAGAGCTGGTTCAGATTCAGCAGGGTCAGCAGCTGACAGCTAATCAGCTGGCAGAAAATATGATTTGGCTTCTGGGAGTCGATCCTCAGTTTAAGTACGGAGAACATTATCTGGCCTTTCTGTTGAAGCTGTTTCGGCAGCAGATTTTGGACAGCACCCTGAGAGAGGCCCAAGATGCCGCTGAGCAGGGGCAACTGAAAAAGGCCTGTATTTACTTTCGGGCCTGCCTGCGATTGCAGCCTGACAGCCTGGAGGGCCTATACGGCTATATCCGGGTCTGCCGGGATATGTATTTAGAAGGCGGCGATGAGGACTACGTGGGCAATCTGAAAGCAGAGACCATGGAGTATCTGGAGGTGCTGACTCTGGAGCATCCAGATTTCGGGCCGGGGTACTACTATCTGGGTTATGCCTATGCCAATTTGGGTCTGTATGCGAAAGCGGCCATCACCTGGCAGCAGTATCTGGACCGGTCGGAAGATCAGGAGGAGCGGCAGGAGATTCAAGAGCGGCTTACTCAGTTGGAGGGTCCGGTGAAGATTGAGGACGGCTGCAACGATGTATTGGCTGGTCGGTATGAAGAGGGCATTTTTAAACTGGAACCTTATGAGAAGTCTTCCTTTAGTTCCTGGTGGCCGCTGTATTACTATTTGGGTATGGCCCACGCAGGCTTGGGAGAGCACCAGGAGGCGAAAAAGAGCTTTAAGCATCTGCTGACCTTACAACCCAGCCATGTGGAGGCTATGCTGGAACTGGCGGCCATCTACCGGGCGGAGGGCGATTTAGAGAATCAGAAGAAATATACGGATAAGGTGGAGCTGATTTTGTCTCAGCAGGAAGCGGACCGCACTGGAGAGTAA
- a CDS encoding B12-binding domain-containing radical SAM protein: MKILLTTLNAKYIHSNLSLKYLYMSAVEHRRSIDVREFTINNDDDYIYTEIIRGGYSAVCFSCYIWNISRVLYLVENLKKAKPEMKIALGGPEVSFEPIDFLRSHKSVDYIMVGEGEEIFRDFVKTFVSRNQAFDKVKGLIYRLGGKIFVNPPADMQEFDSVPFPYGFLLPSDDRIVYYESVRGCPFQCSYCLSSVEKHVRPLPLERVKKEVSFFLFKHVKQVKFIDRTFNYDRGRCNQLVKYIMDHDNGITNFHFEICGDLIDEEFLRLLGAARKGLFQVEIGVQSLNPLALGAVDRQKNTDKLLPNIQQLVQLGTVHTHVDLIAGLPFEDYLSFIDSFNGVYQLGADQLQLGFLKLLKGTKIREEKDKYGYVFRESAPYEVIANKFMSAEGMARLKMVEHLLDLYYNRGGFQKTLEYAIQHLQVTAFDFYEELAYFFYLKGYQHRSHKKEDLYRIFYEYACWKDRSLPGVAADIQELLTADMQRTLNPDAVKKFNKKGWNIDRRTI; the protein is encoded by the coding sequence ATGAAAATATTACTCACAACGTTAAATGCTAAATATATTCATTCAAATCTGTCTTTGAAGTACCTGTATATGTCTGCCGTAGAGCACCGACGTTCCATAGATGTGCGGGAGTTCACCATCAACAACGATGACGACTATATTTATACAGAGATTATTCGAGGTGGATACAGTGCCGTCTGTTTTTCCTGCTATATCTGGAATATTTCCAGGGTGCTGTATTTGGTGGAAAACCTGAAAAAGGCCAAACCAGAGATGAAGATTGCCCTGGGAGGACCGGAAGTCAGCTTTGAACCCATTGATTTTCTGCGGAGTCATAAATCTGTAGATTACATCATGGTGGGGGAGGGAGAAGAAATTTTCCGGGACTTTGTGAAAACTTTTGTCTCCCGGAACCAAGCGTTTGACAAGGTGAAAGGCCTAATTTACCGGTTAGGGGGCAAGATTTTTGTCAACCCGCCGGCAGATATGCAAGAATTTGATTCGGTTCCTTTCCCCTATGGCTTTCTCTTGCCCAGCGACGACCGCATTGTGTACTACGAGTCGGTCAGGGGGTGTCCCTTTCAGTGCAGCTATTGCTTGTCTTCCGTAGAAAAGCATGTGCGGCCTTTGCCTTTGGAACGGGTAAAGAAAGAAGTGAGCTTTTTTCTGTTCAAACACGTGAAGCAGGTTAAGTTCATCGATCGGACTTTCAATTATGACCGAGGGCGATGTAATCAATTGGTGAAGTATATTATGGATCATGATAATGGCATCACCAATTTTCATTTTGAAATCTGCGGCGATTTAATCGACGAGGAATTCCTCCGCTTGCTGGGAGCGGCCAGAAAAGGGCTCTTCCAGGTAGAAATCGGCGTTCAGAGCTTAAATCCTCTGGCTTTGGGGGCGGTGGACCGGCAGAAGAATACGGATAAGCTGCTGCCTAACATTCAGCAGCTGGTTCAGCTGGGAACAGTACATACTCACGTAGACTTGATTGCCGGGCTGCCTTTTGAGGATTACCTGTCCTTCATTGATTCTTTTAATGGCGTATACCAGCTAGGGGCGGATCAGCTCCAGCTGGGCTTTTTAAAGCTGTTGAAAGGGACGAAGATACGGGAAGAAAAGGATAAATACGGGTATGTGTTTCGGGAATCAGCTCCTTACGAAGTCATTGCCAACAAGTTTATGTCGGCAGAGGGGATGGCCCGGCTGAAAATGGTGGAACATTTGTTAGACTTATATTACAACCGGGGTGGCTTCCAGAAGACCTTGGAATATGCTATTCAGCACTTGCAGGTGACCGCTTTTGACTTTTATGAGGAGTTGGCGTATTTCTTTTATTTGAAGGGATATCAGCACCGTTCTCACAAGAAGGAAGACCTGTACCGGATTTTTTATGAATACGCTTGCTGGAAAGACCGGAGCCTGCCTGGGGTGGCAGCAGACATACAGGAGTTGTTGACGGCAGATATGCAGCGAACCTTGAATCCCGATGCCGTGAAAAAGTTTAATAAAAAAGGCTGGAACATAGACAGGAGAACTATATGA
- a CDS encoding B12-binding domain-containing radical SAM protein: protein MRYEGNIYRPPSEAYSLIVQVTIGCTHNKCTFCSMFKDKTFRVRQMEEVLEDLESARRHYGHVEKIFLADGDALCLSNSKLLVILKHIRRLFPECQRVGAYGTPQDVLGKSPEELAELRQHGLGIVYIGAESGSQKVLEAVNKGVSREQIIEAVKKIEAAGIKASVTFISGLAGPEHMEEHALETASMISAMEPSYVGLLTLMVEPDAPIYEDIRAGRFRVLTPEEVLGETALMLKNIQVTKPCVFRSNHASNYVSLKGDLPRDKERMMGQLKRAMENTGLIKDERFRAL from the coding sequence ATGCGTTACGAGGGAAATATATACAGGCCTCCCAGTGAGGCCTACAGCCTGATTGTTCAGGTGACCATCGGTTGCACCCATAACAAATGTACCTTTTGCAGCATGTTCAAGGACAAGACTTTCCGGGTGCGCCAGATGGAGGAGGTGCTGGAAGACCTCGAGTCTGCCAGACGCCATTACGGTCACGTAGAAAAGATATTTTTGGCCGATGGGGATGCCCTCTGCCTATCGAATAGTAAGCTTTTGGTGATTTTGAAGCACATCCGACGGCTGTTCCCGGAATGTCAGCGTGTGGGGGCTTATGGTACCCCACAGGACGTACTGGGAAAGAGCCCAGAGGAACTGGCGGAACTGCGGCAGCACGGCCTGGGTATTGTCTACATCGGAGCAGAATCCGGCAGCCAAAAGGTGTTGGAAGCCGTCAACAAGGGGGTCAGCCGGGAACAGATTATTGAGGCGGTGAAAAAGATTGAAGCTGCTGGTATCAAGGCTTCTGTTACCTTTATTTCCGGCTTGGCTGGACCGGAGCATATGGAGGAGCACGCGCTGGAAACTGCTAGTATGATTTCCGCCATGGAGCCTTCCTATGTGGGCCTGCTAACCTTGATGGTGGAACCAGATGCACCAATTTATGAGGATATACGGGCTGGACGGTTCCGGGTATTGACCCCGGAAGAGGTTTTGGGGGAAACTGCCCTGATGTTGAAAAATATTCAGGTGACGAAACCTTGCGTATTCCGCAGCAACCATGCTTCCAACTACGTGTCCCTAAAAGGCGATTTGCCTCGGGATAAGGAGCGGATGATGGGACAGCTGAAACGGGCGATGGAAAACACCGGACTGATTAAGGACGAGCGATTCCGAGCCCTTTAA